From a single Lolium rigidum isolate FL_2022 chromosome 7, APGP_CSIRO_Lrig_0.1, whole genome shotgun sequence genomic region:
- the LOC124671449 gene encoding uncharacterized protein LOC124671449, with protein MPTGPSFAVFLINMTTYNRIWKCLCMEGERQNRSSTGIVNLVWQYKRRVLDASPSCSQIPHCSALRSIDGLGLEKFNLNDSQLNAVVDCVSAMENHSPSLKLIWGPPGTGKTKTIITILWAMLIKGVKTLSCAPTNTAVLEVASRIVRLVGESSDGSLCFLNDIVLFGNKERMNIDDSHDLSMVFLDSRAERLLPCFVPQTGLRHCLCSVIDLLENHVTKYKSYIEKFVEEMKRVKVIPKKDGDKPLRGKDRKSLPPRYPLRSKPNSKYQLVGPLSVFRNTRSITKHKHGNKTLQCKDMKYLLPRYPLRSNPNSKDHLVEPLSVFRKTIHNRPEDEEKECHKEALKVLLFKDYLKDSYNKLSKDLCCCIEILYNDHPRNSETGQSFQCMLEVLELIKILHALINCDRDSDDIWSDKLLEGDLEEDCNPVTWSEQLACVRTNTCNKSKFKLARSLCVQELRYLRENFELPNYFSAKQIQLYLLQRTKCILCSVSGSSRLYGVPMDKSASDIGQLLKNPEKLNHVELLIVDEAAQLKECETLIPLQLPGIRQAVFIGDEYQLPALVKSKISDNANFGRSVFERLSMLGYSKHLLNVQYRMHPKISKFPVVTLYNSKISNGPNVTTKSYEKRFLASKLFGSYSFINVDGGHETTDAHGCSLKNTIEAAAVSQIVQRLFKESVSTGIKISVGVVSPYNAQVKAIHEKLGKSYNMHDGFSVKVKSVDGFQGAEEDIIIISTVRSNKAGSVGFLTNMQRTNVALTRAKHCLWIVGNGMTLSNSKSVWQKIVNDARDRGCYFDASEDEDLSNAVIKAVSELDDAENLVKMDPVHVSRPRFQNKRPKYRR; from the exons ATGCCTACTGGGCCATCATTTGCTGTGTTTCTTATAAATATGACGACATACAACCGTATATGGAAGTGCCTTTGTATGGAAGGAGAACGTCAGAACAGGAGTAGTACTGGCATCGTCAATCTGGTGTGGCAATACAAGCGAAGG GTACTGGATGCTAGCCCGTCATGCTCCCAGATACCGCATTGCTCCGCTCTTAGATCAATTGATGGTCTTGGCCTTGAGAAGTTCAACCTAAATGATTCACAGCTCAATGCGGTGGTAGACTGTGTCTCAGCAATGGAGAACCACTCGCCTTCCCTAAAACTGATATGGGGCCCCCCTGGGACAGGTAAAACAAAAACCATTATTACTATCCTTTGGGCAATGCTCATCAAGGGTGTAAAAACACTTTCCTGTGCACCAACAAATACTGCCGTACTGGAAGTTGCGTCTCGCATTGTCAGGCTTGTTGGAGAGTCTTCAGATGGCAGCCTCTGCTTTCTGAATGATATTGTCCTGTTTGGAAATAAAGAGAGGATGAACATAGATGATAGTCATGATCTTTCCATGGTTTTCCTTGACTCACGTGCAGAGCGGTTGTTGCCATGTTTCGTACCACAAACTGGTTTGAGGCATTGCTTGTGCTCAGTGATTGACCTTCTTGAGAATCATGTTACCAAGTACAAATCGTACATTGAAAAATTTGTTGAGGAAATGAAAAGGGTAAAGGTAATACCTAAAAAGGATGGGGACAAACCCCTCCGGGGCAAGGATAGGAAATCTTTGCCCCCTCGTTACCCTTTGCGTTCCAAACCCAACTCCAAATATCAGCTTGTTGGGCCTCTCTCAGTGTTCCGCAACACAAGATCTATCACTAAGCACAAGCATGGGAACAAAACCCTCCAGTGCAAGGACATGAAATATTTGCTCCCACGTTATCCTTTGCGTTCCAATCCCAACTCCAAAGATCATCTTGTTGAACCTCTCTCAGTATTCCGCAAGACAATCCATAACAGGCCTGAAGACGAGGAAAAAGAGTGCCATAAAGAAGCATTGAAAGTACTGCTGTTCAAGGATTATTTGAAAGATAGCTACAACAAACTTTCTAAGGATTTGTGCTGTTGCATTGAGATACTGTACAACGACCATCCAAGAAATTCAGAAACAGGACAGAGCTTTCAGTGTATGCTGGAAGTGCTTGAATTGATCAAAATTCTGCATGCTTTGATAAATTGTGACAGGGATAGTGATGATATATGGTCAGATAAACTTCTTGAGGGCGATCTAGAAGAGGACTGTAACCCTGTTACCTGGTCCGAGCAGCTAGCCTGTGTGCGGACTAATACATGCAATAAATCCAAGTTCAAGCTGGCCAGATCCCTGTGTGTGCAAGAGCTAAGATATCTTCGAGAAAATTTTGAGCTTCCAAATTATTTCAGCGCAAAGCAAATTCAACTGTATCTGCTGCAGAGAACGAAATGCATTCTCTGTTCAGTTTCCGGTTCTTCCAGGTTGTACGGCGTGCCGATGGACAAGTCTGCTTCTGATATTGGCCAATTACTCAAGAATCCTGAAAAGTTGAATCATGTGGAGTTGCTGATTGTCGATGAAGCTGCACAGCTCAAAGAGTGCGAGACCTTAATTCCCTTGCAGCTGCCTGGCATAAGGCAGGCTGTTTTTATCGGAGACGAATATCAATTGCCTGCTCTGGTGAAAAGCAAA ATATCTGACAATGCAAACTTTGGGCGAAGTGTTTTTGAGAGGTTAAGTATGCTGGGCTATAGTAAGCACCTTCTCAATGTGCAATACAGGATGCATCCAAAAATAAGCAAATTTCCAGTTGTTACACTTTACAATAGCAAGATATCTAATGGTCCCAATGTTACTACTAAGAGTTATGAAAAGAGGTTCTTAGCAAGCAAACTCTTTGGGTCGTACTCATTCATTAATGTAGATGGAGGACATGAAACAACGGATGCACACGGCTGTAGCCTGAAAAACACAATTGAAGCTGCTGCAGTTTCACAGATAGTGCAGAGGTTGTTCAAAG AGTCAGTATCTACAGGAATCAAGATCTCTGTTGGTGTTGTGTCCCCATATAATGCCCAAGTTAAAGCAATCCATGAAAAACTCGGTAAATCCTACAATATGCATGATGGTTTCTCTGTGAAAGTGAAATCTGTGGATGGTTTCCAAGGTGCAGAGGAAGATATCATTATCATATCAACAGTGAGGAGCAACAAAGCTGGTTCTGTTGGATTTCTCACAAACATGCAGAGGACCAATGTGGCTCTGACAAGGGCAAA GCACTGTTTATGGATAGTAGGAAATGGGATGACTCTTTCCAACAGCAAGTCTGTTTGGCAGAAGATAGTCAACGATGCACGTGATCGTGGTTGCTATTTTGACGCAAGTGAAGATGAAGATCTGTCAAATGCAGTAATCAAGGCAGTCAGTGAGCTTGACGATGCTGAGAATTTAGTGAAGATGGACCCGGTGCATGTAAGCAGGCCAAGGTTTCAG AACAAAAGGCCAAAATACCGTCGGTGA